Proteins encoded together in one Desulfobacterales bacterium window:
- a CDS encoding sigma-54 dependent transcriptional regulator, translating to MISYSIFIVDDDPFILNLLKEALSSDYKIAGFSSAEAAFNTLKHTQPDLILLDIGLPGMDGIKALNKIKQLYPEILAVMLTADEDIQTVISTMKSGAHDYIVKPVHIKTLEKTIHNAFETIRLKKEVLALQEKQLEDHLPCFIEESKAIRDVMEFIKMVAKSPDTPILILGETGTGKELIAHAIHYRSPNYKGPFIAVNCASLPREIVESELFGYEKGAFTGASTSGKKGLIEEAAGGTLFLDEVGDLDLETQAKLLRFLEEGEFYKVGCTRKISIKTRVVSATNRNVDKMVEEGRFRKDLYFRLGVIKVHIPSLNERKEDIIPLAKYFLYKFGKKFNKSFIGISPEALQAMMTYRWTGNIREFRNIIERGVLIGSGPELTALDLGFENADRCDIGPQGINGMQISPLPAGGIDLPGILMSIEKYYIQQAYNMTSGNESKAAGLLKMNHHTFRYRRRKLFAD from the coding sequence GATCTGATTCTGCTCGATATCGGCCTTCCGGGCATGGATGGCATTAAAGCACTGAATAAGATCAAACAGCTGTACCCGGAGATACTCGCTGTGATGCTGACGGCCGATGAAGATATTCAAACCGTGATATCGACCATGAAATCCGGCGCTCATGATTATATTGTAAAACCGGTACACATCAAGACACTTGAAAAAACGATTCACAACGCATTTGAAACCATCCGGCTGAAAAAGGAGGTCCTGGCCCTCCAGGAAAAACAGCTCGAAGATCATCTGCCCTGTTTTATCGAAGAAAGCAAAGCCATCCGGGATGTCATGGAATTTATAAAAATGGTGGCCAAAAGCCCGGACACGCCTATTCTCATCCTTGGGGAAACCGGAACGGGCAAAGAATTGATAGCCCATGCCATCCATTACCGAAGCCCCAATTACAAAGGCCCGTTTATCGCCGTAAACTGCGCTTCGCTTCCGCGGGAGATCGTTGAAAGCGAACTGTTCGGATATGAAAAAGGAGCGTTCACCGGGGCCAGTACATCGGGGAAAAAAGGACTGATTGAAGAAGCGGCAGGTGGCACCCTGTTTCTCGATGAAGTCGGGGATTTGGATCTGGAAACCCAGGCAAAACTGCTTCGGTTTCTGGAAGAAGGCGAATTTTACAAGGTCGGCTGCACCCGAAAAATCAGCATTAAAACCCGTGTAGTATCGGCCACCAACCGGAATGTGGACAAAATGGTCGAAGAGGGCCGTTTCAGAAAAGATCTTTATTTTCGATTGGGCGTCATCAAGGTTCATATCCCTTCATTAAACGAACGCAAAGAAGACATCATCCCTCTGGCCAAGTATTTTTTGTATAAATTCGGAAAAAAATTCAACAAAAGCTTTATCGGAATCTCTCCGGAAGCACTGCAGGCAATGATGACTTACAGATGGACCGGAAATATAAGAGAATTCAGAAATATTATTGAACGCGGCGTTCTCATAGGCAGCGGTCCGGAACTTACCGCGCTGGACTTAGGATTTGAAAATGCCGACCGGTGCGACATCGGTCCTCAGGGTATCAACGGAATGCAGATTTCCCCCCTTCCCGCCGGTGGTATCGACCTGCCCGGCATACTGATGTCGATCGAAAAATATTATATACAACAGGCTTACAACATGACCAGTGGAAACGAATCCAAGGCGGCCGGCCTGTTAAAAATGAACCATCACACATTTCGATATCGACGCAGAAAACTGTTCGCCGACTGA